A single genomic interval of Helianthus annuus cultivar XRQ/B chromosome 6, HanXRQr2.0-SUNRISE, whole genome shotgun sequence harbors:
- the LOC110865126 gene encoding beta-1,4-mannosyl-glycoprotein 4-beta-N-acetylglucosaminyltransferase gives MSALSKLIEMAEGGSRYCSKKSDDICSDICDEESGKPSTMARIRCILRGLELKTIICLLIMVPIIILGLYVHGQKVSYFLRPLWESPPKPFNEIPHYYHENVSMENLCKLHGWGIREFPRRVYDAVLFSNEVELLTIRWHELYPYVTEFVLLESNSTFTGLPKPLVFASHRDEFKFVEPRLTYGQIPGRFRKGENPFVEEGYQRFALDYLLKKAGIQDDDLLIMSDVDEIPSRHTINLLRWCDDIPPVLHLRLKNYLYSFEFLLDDKSWRASVHRYQSGTTTYAHFRQSDAILADAGWHCSFCFRHISEFIFKMKAYSHVDRVRFNKFLNPNRVQKVICKGADLFDMLPEEYTFKEIIGKMGPIPHSYSAVHLPAHLIENADKYKFLLPGNCIRESG, from the exons ATGTCTGCTTTATCTAAATTGATTGAGATGGCTGAAGGGGGATCTCGTTATTGCTCTAAAAAGTCTGATGATATCTGTAGTGATATTTGCGATGAG GAGTCAGGAAAACCATCCACGATGGCAAGAATACGGTGCATTCTACGCGGGTTGGAGTTAAAAACGATCATCTGTCTTCTAATAATGGTCCCAATCATCATACTCGGTTTGTATGTTCACGGCCAAAAAGTGTCTTACTTTTTGCGGCCCTTATGGGAATCACCACCAAAACCGTTCAACGAGATCCCACATTATTATCATGAAAACGTGTCGATGGAGAATCTCTGCAAGCTTCACGGTTGGGGGATCCGCGAGTTCCCAAGGCGCGTGTATGATGCAGTTTTATTCAGTAACGAAGTTGAGCTTTTAACAATTAGGTGGCATGAGTTGTACCCTTACGTTACCGAATTTGTACTCCTTGAGTCAAACTCGACGTTCACAGGGTTACCTAAGCCCCTGGTGTTTGCTAGTCATCGCGATGAATTCAAATTTGTCGAGCCCAGATTAACATACGGTCAAATTCCCGGTCGATTTCGTAAAGGTGAAAACCCGTTTGTCGAAGAAGGGTATCAAAGATTTGCGTTAGATTATCTTTTGAAAAAAGCGGGAATTCAAGATGACGATTTGTTGATAATGTCAGATGTTGACGAGATACCAAGTAGACATACGATAAATCTTTTACGATGGTGTGACGACATACCTCCGGTTCTTCATCTTCGTTTAAAGAACTACTTATATTCTTTCGAATTTCTTTTGGATGATAAAAGTTGGCGAGCTTCGGTCCATCGATACCAATCCGGAACAACAACTTACGCTCATTTCCGACAGTCGGATGCAATCTTGGCCGATGCAGGATGGCATTGTAGCTTTTGTTTTCGCCACATCAGCGAGTTTATCTTCAAGATGAAAGCTTATAGCCATGTCGATAGAGTGCGGTTCAACAAGTTCTTGAACCCTAACAGGGTTCAGAAAGTAATCTGCAAAGGGGCAGATCTTTTCGATATGTTACCAGAAGAATACACTTTCAAAGAAATTATCGGCAAAATGGGACCCATACCGCATTCCtattctgctgttcatcttcccgCACATCTTATCGAAAACGCAGATAAATACAAATTTCTGTTACCTGGAAATTGTATAAGAGAAAGTGGGTAA